In Cloacibacterium caeni, a single window of DNA contains:
- a CDS encoding ABC transporter ATP-binding protein, giving the protein MIEIKNLTKKFNKFTALNQVNIRFNDGHSVALIGPNGCGKTTLIKCILGLNVVEDGDILVNNESVKEHYLYRKNIGYMPQIGRYPENMTIAQTIQMIKDTRKVSESELDTELLEAFELESIFDKKMRTLSGGTTQKVSAVLAFLFNPGIIILDEPTAGLDPLASEILKNKIIKEKNKGKLIIITSHLLSELDDIVSEIVFMNEGKVIVHQSVEELMTERKTEKISESIISILKEMKP; this is encoded by the coding sequence ATGATTGAAATAAAAAATTTAACCAAAAAATTCAATAAGTTCACTGCGCTTAATCAGGTGAATATTCGCTTTAATGATGGGCATTCTGTTGCACTCATTGGTCCCAATGGTTGCGGAAAAACTACCCTTATTAAATGTATTCTCGGATTAAATGTAGTAGAAGATGGCGATATTTTGGTCAATAATGAAAGCGTAAAAGAACATTATCTCTACCGAAAAAATATTGGTTACATGCCTCAAATTGGTCGATATCCTGAGAATATGACCATCGCGCAAACCATTCAGATGATTAAAGATACCCGAAAAGTCTCTGAAAGCGAATTAGATACTGAACTTTTAGAAGCTTTCGAACTGGAAAGTATCTTCGACAAAAAAATGCGCACGCTTTCTGGCGGAACTACCCAAAAAGTAAGTGCTGTTTTGGCTTTTTTATTCAATCCTGGGATTATAATTTTGGATGAACCTACGGCAGGTTTGGACCCACTTGCTTCTGAAATTTTAAAAAATAAAATCATCAAAGAAAAAAACAAAGGAAAACTCATCATTATCACGTCTCACCTGTTGAGCGAATTGGATGATATTGTGAGTGAAATTGTTTTCATGAATGAAGGAAAAGTCATTGTTCACCAATCTGTAGAAGAATTAATGACCGAAAGAAAAACCGAGAAAATCTCAGAAAGTATCATCAGTATTTTAAAGGAAATGAAGCCATGA